From Pseudarthrobacter equi, a single genomic window includes:
- a CDS encoding carbohydrate ABC transporter permease produces MTTTTEHGLASGPTPRLSAGLPAVRTNRRRFSWNTALRVLLLLIAAALTLGPVLWTLSTSLRSPSESFKLPPSFIPWNPDFTSYGQVFQQLNIFLLVLNSALVTGLIAVGQMVSAALAGYAFAHLKFRGRGALFSIVLATMMVPVQVTIVPVFMLIRGMGLSDTLLALILPAIPTAFGTFLMRQYFLGLPTELAEAASIDGASPWRTFRSVYAPLAMPGMAIVGILAFNFHWNEFFRPLILTISEQNFTLPLGLVSLQGNLGTGSISVVLAGVVLSMIPALVVFMFGQRALQAGLTAGTGK; encoded by the coding sequence ATGACCACCACCACTGAGCACGGCCTGGCCTCCGGGCCCACGCCCCGGCTCTCCGCGGGACTCCCCGCCGTCCGCACCAACCGGCGCAGGTTCAGCTGGAACACCGCCCTCCGCGTGCTCCTGCTGCTGATCGCCGCGGCCCTGACCCTGGGACCGGTGCTGTGGACGCTGTCCACCTCGCTGCGGTCGCCGTCGGAATCCTTCAAGCTGCCGCCGTCGTTCATCCCCTGGAACCCTGACTTCACGTCCTACGGCCAGGTGTTCCAGCAGCTGAACATCTTCCTCCTGGTCCTCAACAGCGCCCTGGTCACCGGCCTGATCGCCGTGGGCCAGATGGTGTCCGCGGCGCTGGCCGGCTACGCCTTCGCCCACCTGAAGTTCCGGGGCCGCGGCGCACTGTTCTCCATCGTGCTGGCCACCATGATGGTGCCGGTGCAGGTGACCATCGTGCCCGTGTTCATGCTGATCCGCGGCATGGGCCTGTCCGATACCCTCCTGGCGCTGATCCTGCCGGCCATCCCGACGGCGTTCGGCACCTTCCTGATGCGGCAGTACTTCCTGGGACTGCCCACGGAGTTGGCCGAGGCCGCCTCGATCGACGGTGCCTCACCCTGGCGGACCTTCCGCTCGGTCTACGCGCCGCTGGCCATGCCCGGCATGGCAATCGTGGGGATCCTGGCGTTCAACTTCCACTGGAACGAGTTCTTCCGGCCCCTCATCCTCACCATCTCCGAACAGAACTTCACGCTTCCGCTGGGCCTCGTCTCGCTCCAGGGCAACCTGGGCACCGGCAGCATCTCGGTGGTCCTGGCAGGCGTTGTCCTGTCCATGATCCCGGCGCTGGTGGTCTTCATGTTCGGCCAGCGCGCACTCCAGGCCGGCCTCACCGCCGGCACCGGCAAGTAA
- a CDS encoding CPBP family glutamic-type intramembrane protease: MQAGGNSMRMPSSDPEAGQAGPAPVRARLAVVPAVMLSAAGFLLFAREDRISGFLLLAAALILAGFLSRKLVIDLALIAVGLTAMSLVPITTDISTEHMAVMGTAMVLAVGIPYAASRFITKDHAIRFPIRTGQPWTRAEKWYLPAVLVIGYALMPVYMIRTGVYENWPAVSDADGIARLFLGTNVLGIWDELFFICTTFTLLRRHLPDWQANLLQAVLFTSFLWELGFHAWAPFFIFPFALLQARLFTVTKSLSYIVSVHLLFDFVLFLVLIHAHNREWINIFLY, from the coding sequence ATGCAGGCTGGCGGTAATTCCATGCGCATGCCCTCGTCGGACCCCGAAGCCGGGCAGGCTGGGCCGGCGCCCGTTCGGGCCAGGCTGGCCGTTGTTCCGGCGGTGATGCTGTCGGCCGCTGGATTCCTCCTGTTCGCCCGCGAAGACCGGATCTCCGGCTTCCTCCTCCTGGCGGCCGCCCTTATCCTCGCGGGGTTCCTCAGCCGGAAGCTGGTGATCGACCTGGCCCTGATCGCCGTGGGACTGACCGCCATGAGCCTGGTGCCCATCACCACGGACATCAGCACTGAACACATGGCCGTCATGGGCACCGCCATGGTGCTGGCGGTGGGCATCCCCTACGCCGCCTCACGTTTCATTACCAAGGACCACGCCATCCGGTTCCCCATCCGGACCGGGCAGCCGTGGACGCGGGCGGAAAAGTGGTACCTGCCGGCGGTCCTGGTGATCGGCTACGCCCTGATGCCCGTGTACATGATCCGGACCGGCGTCTACGAGAACTGGCCCGCGGTCAGTGACGCTGACGGCATAGCCCGGCTCTTCCTGGGCACCAACGTCCTGGGCATCTGGGACGAACTGTTCTTCATCTGCACCACCTTCACGCTGCTCCGCCGGCACCTTCCGGACTGGCAGGCCAACCTGCTCCAGGCCGTGCTGTTCACCTCGTTCCTGTGGGAACTCGGCTTCCATGCCTGGGCGCCGTTCTTCATTTTCCCGTTCGCCCTGCTGCAGGCCCGGCTGTTCACGGTGACCAAATCGCTGTCCTACATTGTCAGCGTCCACCTGCTGTTCGACTTCGTGCTGTTCCTGGTCCTGATCCATGCGCACAACCGCGAATGGATCAACATTTTCCTGTACTGA
- a CDS encoding DUF2273 domain-containing protein, producing MTPVIGGAAAGAVLAIVALAFGFWGFILTLLFMGIGAVLGRAAEGRLDLAEVFDALRGRRTSS from the coding sequence ATGACCCCGGTCATCGGCGGCGCGGCAGCCGGAGCAGTCCTGGCGATAGTGGCGCTGGCCTTCGGATTCTGGGGCTTCATCCTGACCCTGCTCTTCATGGGCATTGGTGCGGTCCTGGGACGCGCCGCCGAGGGCCGCCTGGACCTGGCCGAGGTGTTTGACGCCCTGCGCGGCCGCCGCACGTCGTCGTGA
- a CDS encoding GAF and ANTAR domain-containing protein, whose amino-acid sequence MSKPADNNVVHELQEILTGAESVVEFLSGLSGIAAAAVSEAAGDRIECAVTLKIQRRPATAAGSSERAVELDRVEQALGDGPCIEAIREMAPVLVEDVAADQRWPTYSKALLDAGVHSTLGVPLEITEGASAALNFFADQPGAFTEEVYAKAVGFAASAHNTFNLSVRLNRAQNRADDLEAALESRTAINLACGVIMAQNRCSQAEAMEILTRVSSNRNRKLRDVAAELIQQLSGDRIQTHFE is encoded by the coding sequence ATGTCGAAACCGGCTGACAACAACGTTGTCCACGAACTCCAGGAAATCCTCACCGGCGCTGAGAGCGTGGTGGAGTTTCTCTCCGGGCTGTCCGGAATTGCCGCAGCTGCTGTCTCCGAGGCGGCCGGCGACCGGATCGAATGTGCCGTCACCCTGAAGATCCAGCGGCGGCCCGCAACCGCGGCCGGCAGCAGCGAGCGGGCGGTGGAGCTGGACCGGGTTGAGCAGGCCCTGGGCGACGGTCCCTGCATCGAGGCGATCCGCGAGATGGCCCCGGTGCTGGTGGAAGACGTCGCCGCGGACCAGCGCTGGCCCACCTACAGCAAGGCGCTCCTGGATGCCGGCGTCCACAGCACGCTGGGCGTTCCGCTGGAGATTACCGAAGGCGCAAGCGCGGCCCTGAACTTCTTCGCTGACCAGCCAGGTGCGTTTACGGAAGAGGTCTACGCGAAGGCGGTGGGCTTCGCGGCCTCGGCGCATAACACCTTCAATCTCTCCGTACGGCTCAACAGGGCCCAGAACCGTGCAGACGATCTTGAGGCTGCGCTGGAGAGCAGGACCGCCATCAACCTCGCCTGCGGCGTCATCATGGCGCAGAACCGCTGCTCCCAGGCCGAGGCCATGGAAATCCTCACCAGGGTGTCCAGCAACCGGAACCGCAAACTCCGCGATGTGGCAGCGGAGCTGATCCAGCAGCTCTCCGGAGACCGCATCCAGACCCACTTCGAGTAG
- a CDS encoding anti-sigma factor family protein, with protein sequence MSIPHDTFECGHTLEELSQYLDTGEFPDPRHLETCPDCRNGLDSLRRLSTAGSELFSNDLAEAGSGNDDWMKNILANLKLELRPGRSIPLRSGHPADTLTETEGSVLALVRSVTDLAPGAVAGRVRLEGDVTVPGEAITVNLDLAVAFGNPLLGSAEALRQHLGEALARHTELNIAAIDITVTDVIDIPREEP encoded by the coding sequence ATGAGCATCCCCCACGACACGTTCGAGTGCGGGCACACGCTCGAGGAGTTGAGCCAGTACCTGGATACCGGCGAATTCCCCGATCCCCGCCACCTCGAGACCTGCCCTGATTGCCGCAACGGCCTCGACTCGCTGCGCCGGCTCTCCACCGCCGGCAGCGAGCTGTTCAGCAACGACCTCGCCGAGGCCGGCAGCGGCAACGACGACTGGATGAAGAACATCCTGGCCAACCTCAAGCTCGAGCTCCGGCCCGGGCGTTCCATCCCGCTGCGGTCCGGGCACCCGGCGGACACCCTCACCGAAACGGAAGGCTCGGTCCTCGCCCTGGTCCGTTCCGTCACCGACCTTGCGCCCGGGGCCGTGGCAGGCAGGGTCCGGCTTGAAGGAGATGTCACCGTGCCGGGCGAAGCCATCACCGTCAACCTGGACCTTGCCGTCGCCTTCGGCAATCCACTGCTGGGCAGCGCGGAAGCGCTCCGGCAGCACCTCGGGGAAGCCCTGGCCCGGCACACCGAGCTGAACATCGCCGCCATCGACATCACCGTCACGGACGTGATCGACATTCCCCGGGAGGAACCATGA
- a CDS encoding CsbD family protein: MGLDDKINNAATNHAGAAKEGVGKLTGNERLEREGQHDQAQAKVQEAGEKVKDAAKDIGHNLKEAAEKVKESFRKE; encoded by the coding sequence ATGGGACTCGACGACAAGATCAACAACGCCGCCACCAACCACGCGGGCGCCGCCAAGGAAGGCGTAGGCAAGCTCACGGGCAACGAACGGCTCGAGCGCGAAGGCCAGCACGACCAGGCCCAGGCGAAAGTCCAGGAAGCCGGCGAGAAGGTCAAGGACGCTGCCAAGGACATCGGCCACAACCTCAAGGAAGCTGCGGAGAAGGTCAAGGAAAGCTTCCGCAAGGAGTAG
- a CDS encoding carbohydrate ABC transporter permease — translation MSTTIPPRERPRQAARPDKPAPARGRKGAPGNRHSQRWLAWVFLAPTILGMGLFTLIPIVASVVLAFFRWDIISAPSFVGFNNFAEVVQDPTVRVSFVNTIVFVVVAVALQLGLALALAIMVQEKMPAWMRVFFRSAFFFPLILSAASVSIFMRYLFNEQFGVVNWLLSLVGIPAVPWLTTPGGSAAVVILVYVWQNFGFSFLLFIGGLASIPVETYEAASIDGATGWRKHLHVTLPLLSPTTLVASVMAIISALQVFDQPYVLTRGGPGDSTRTAVMVIFESAFQRLEFGQASASGVLLTLIIMAITAAQFRLSKRFVFYQ, via the coding sequence ATGAGCACCACCATCCCGCCGCGGGAGAGGCCGCGGCAGGCAGCCCGGCCGGACAAGCCCGCGCCGGCCCGGGGCAGGAAAGGCGCCCCCGGCAACCGCCACAGCCAGCGCTGGCTGGCCTGGGTCTTCCTGGCCCCCACCATCCTGGGCATGGGCCTGTTCACGCTGATCCCCATCGTGGCGTCCGTGGTCCTTGCCTTCTTCCGCTGGGACATCATCTCGGCCCCGTCCTTCGTGGGCTTCAACAACTTCGCCGAAGTGGTGCAGGATCCCACCGTCCGGGTGTCGTTCGTGAACACCATCGTGTTCGTGGTGGTGGCCGTGGCCCTGCAGCTGGGGCTGGCCCTCGCGCTGGCCATCATGGTGCAGGAGAAGATGCCGGCGTGGATGCGGGTGTTCTTCCGCTCCGCCTTCTTCTTCCCGCTGATCCTCTCCGCAGCATCGGTGTCCATCTTCATGCGGTACCTCTTCAACGAACAGTTCGGCGTGGTCAACTGGCTCCTGTCCCTGGTGGGCATCCCTGCGGTCCCGTGGCTGACCACCCCCGGCGGGTCCGCCGCCGTCGTGATCCTGGTCTACGTCTGGCAGAACTTCGGCTTCTCGTTCCTGCTGTTCATCGGCGGCCTGGCCTCCATCCCGGTGGAGACCTACGAGGCCGCATCTATCGATGGCGCCACCGGTTGGCGCAAGCACCTCCACGTGACGCTTCCGCTGCTCAGCCCCACCACTCTGGTGGCGTCCGTGATGGCCATCATCAGCGCCCTCCAGGTGTTCGACCAGCCGTACGTCCTCACCCGGGGCGGCCCGGGCGACTCGACCCGTACCGCCGTCATGGTGATCTTCGAATCGGCCTTCCAGCGGCTCGAATTCGGCCAGGCATCCGCCAGCGGCGTGCTGCTCACCCTGATCATCATGGCCATCACGGCCGCGCAGTTCCGGCTCAGCAAACGATTCGTCTTCTACCAGTAA
- a CDS encoding type 1 glutamine amidotransferase family protein, whose amino-acid sequence MSIFLVGAGPDADSFPDVFDRFAAEAELRAGPGRQARIAVVVHDSGGAPMTRLPEYAGPLQERIACDVVPVLLGNGGIADPAAFAGVHGVVVGGGLTPAYLRGVEKASPTLAQLVGDGVPYLGFSAGAMVAPGRALIGGYLVNGIEVCGEECSEGLADLEFRTGLGIAPFAVDVHAAQAGTLSRAVGAVAAGLVDHAVAIDEGTAIILAAADAGDYTVIGAGTSWDVRADRGPGLGGGAAVVTARTAEPTRD is encoded by the coding sequence ATGAGCATTTTCCTGGTGGGTGCCGGGCCGGACGCAGATTCGTTCCCCGACGTGTTTGACAGGTTTGCAGCCGAGGCGGAGCTGAGGGCAGGACCGGGACGGCAGGCCCGCATTGCCGTGGTGGTTCATGACAGCGGCGGCGCCCCGATGACCCGGCTGCCGGAGTATGCCGGTCCGCTGCAGGAACGGATTGCCTGTGACGTGGTTCCCGTACTGCTCGGCAACGGAGGCATCGCGGATCCCGCGGCGTTCGCCGGAGTGCACGGCGTGGTGGTGGGCGGCGGTCTGACGCCGGCTTACCTGCGCGGCGTCGAAAAAGCGTCCCCCACGCTCGCTCAACTGGTGGGAGACGGCGTTCCCTACCTCGGCTTTTCCGCGGGTGCGATGGTGGCGCCCGGCCGGGCGCTGATTGGTGGATACCTCGTCAACGGGATCGAGGTCTGCGGCGAGGAGTGCTCCGAAGGCCTGGCGGACCTGGAATTCCGCACCGGGCTGGGGATTGCCCCATTCGCGGTGGACGTCCACGCCGCACAGGCCGGCACGTTGAGCCGGGCCGTCGGCGCCGTGGCGGCCGGACTGGTAGACCATGCCGTGGCGATCGACGAGGGCACGGCCATCATCCTTGCCGCAGCGGACGCCGGGGACTACACAGTGATTGGCGCGGGCACGTCCTGGGATGTCCGGGCTGACCGCGGGCCGGGCCTTGGCGGAGGAGCCGCGGTAGTCACCGCACGGACGGCGGAACCGACGCGGGACTGA
- a CDS encoding Asp23/Gls24 family envelope stress response protein yields the protein MTTQTNASTQQTGNAAQATTAPGTAGQKKPAATHSLGTAEGHDGRGRTTVADGVVAKIAGIAIQEIDGVHALGGGAARAIGNLRERVGQKDLTQGVSVEVGQTQVAVDVTLVVEYPHPLQQVADNARDAVYSAVEDLVGMEVTEVNITITDIHVPSEDNDDEADDAGHEPRVA from the coding sequence ATGACCACGCAGACAAACGCCAGCACGCAGCAGACCGGCAACGCAGCGCAGGCCACCACCGCACCGGGTACCGCCGGGCAGAAGAAGCCGGCAGCTACCCACTCCCTGGGCACGGCCGAAGGCCACGACGGCCGTGGCCGCACCACCGTCGCCGACGGCGTAGTGGCAAAGATCGCCGGCATCGCCATCCAGGAAATCGACGGCGTCCACGCCCTGGGCGGCGGCGCTGCCCGGGCCATCGGAAACCTCCGCGAGCGGGTGGGCCAGAAGGACCTCACCCAGGGCGTGAGCGTTGAAGTGGGCCAGACCCAGGTGGCCGTGGACGTGACCCTGGTGGTCGAGTACCCGCACCCCCTCCAGCAGGTGGCGGACAACGCCCGCGACGCCGTCTACTCCGCGGTGGAGGACCTGGTGGGCATGGAAGTCACCGAGGTCAACATCACCATCACGGACATCCATGTTCCGTCTGAGGACAACGACGATGAGGCTGACGACGCCGGCCACGAGCCGAGGGTGGCATGA
- a CDS encoding glycoside hydrolase family 32 protein: MPTPDLAAISFDDVAAAHPDAAFPRFHPRPAQGWINDPNGISFINGRYHVFFQYNPDSARHHRIAWGHVSSADLMRWEEHPVALRPQPGGPDEYGCWTGVVTDDAGVPTAAYSGVRGDGGHSEVVIARGSQDLVDWDQTGHVAARMPDGGDVTAVRDPFIFRFNGKRYAMQGAGLANGHAALLLYTVEDLSDWKYQGIWLTTENPVASQFTPAEIWECPQLVRVPDSSGAETWVAMFSLWLSGDAHEHANGVGHLIGSLTEDPATGLPVFTPRSGGSSDQGRDFYAPQVLALEDRALLWGWANEGPGRDGRRGRSQEEIDAAGWAGVLTFPRELSVVDGTLAVTPAPEIEAYRGDQVARSAEGRVELPPFAEAVVTHSAGGLEAGAGDAVVELLLAGGDGQQTVFSGPLADGEELRIYVDASLVEVYRAGAVATTLRAYPAAGEKWQLLLPAGAAADVWELSQP; encoded by the coding sequence ATGCCCACCCCGGACCTCGCCGCCATCTCCTTCGACGACGTCGCCGCCGCCCACCCCGATGCAGCCTTCCCGCGGTTCCACCCGCGTCCTGCCCAGGGCTGGATCAACGATCCCAACGGCATCAGCTTCATCAACGGCCGGTACCACGTCTTCTTCCAGTACAACCCGGATTCGGCCCGGCACCACCGGATCGCCTGGGGCCACGTGAGCTCGGCGGACCTGATGCGCTGGGAAGAACACCCCGTGGCGCTGCGTCCCCAGCCGGGCGGGCCGGACGAGTACGGCTGCTGGACGGGCGTGGTGACCGACGACGCCGGTGTCCCCACCGCAGCGTACTCGGGCGTCCGCGGCGACGGCGGGCACTCAGAGGTGGTCATCGCCCGCGGTTCGCAGGACCTGGTGGACTGGGACCAGACAGGGCACGTTGCGGCACGGATGCCCGACGGCGGGGACGTCACGGCCGTGCGGGACCCCTTCATCTTCCGTTTCAACGGCAAGCGGTACGCCATGCAGGGCGCCGGCCTTGCGAACGGACACGCTGCGCTGCTCCTCTACACGGTGGAGGACCTGTCCGACTGGAAGTACCAGGGCATCTGGCTCACCACGGAAAACCCTGTGGCATCGCAGTTCACCCCCGCTGAAATCTGGGAGTGCCCGCAGCTGGTGCGGGTCCCGGACAGCTCCGGCGCGGAGACCTGGGTGGCGATGTTCTCGCTGTGGCTCTCCGGCGACGCCCACGAGCACGCCAATGGGGTGGGCCACCTGATCGGCTCGCTCACCGAAGACCCCGCCACGGGACTGCCGGTATTCACGCCCCGCAGCGGCGGATCCTCGGACCAGGGCCGGGACTTCTACGCCCCGCAGGTTCTTGCCCTGGAGGACCGCGCCCTGCTGTGGGGCTGGGCCAACGAGGGGCCTGGCCGCGACGGGCGCCGTGGCCGCAGCCAGGAAGAGATCGACGCCGCAGGCTGGGCCGGGGTGCTCACCTTCCCGCGGGAGCTTTCTGTGGTGGACGGGACGCTGGCGGTCACGCCGGCCCCGGAAATCGAGGCTTACCGCGGTGACCAGGTGGCCCGCTCGGCCGAAGGCCGCGTGGAACTGCCGCCCTTCGCGGAAGCAGTGGTGACCCACTCCGCCGGTGGTCTGGAAGCCGGCGCCGGGGACGCCGTCGTCGAACTCCTGCTGGCGGGCGGGGACGGGCAACAGACCGTCTTCAGCGGACCCCTTGCCGACGGGGAGGAACTGCGGATCTACGTGGACGCCTCGCTGGTGGAGGTTTACCGCGCCGGGGCCGTGGCCACCACCCTCCGCGCGTACCCGGCGGCGGGGGAGAAGTGGCAGCTGCTGCTTCCGGCCGGCGCCGCGGCAGACGTGTGGGAGCTCAGCCAGCCCTAG
- a CDS encoding GAF and ANTAR domain-containing protein: MAQQLPLDELSMLIARIRGLLLTEEKVVAAVHSLARAAKDSVPGTIGAGVSLLDSRGTRTSSGYTDSIVQQADAVQYELGEGPCLTAWATEQPVLVRDVHGEHRWPEWRRAVQQLPVRSVVTAPLIAGKEAIGSLKLYSAGPHTYDGSSGRLLELFAAPAATLIAHIQASEAPQKLTEGLRQSLYSRDVVNRACGVLMERQGVPHEAALRQLIKEARDRGATLQQVSEAVLSGPPAPRA, translated from the coding sequence ATGGCCCAGCAGCTTCCCCTTGACGAGCTCAGCATGCTTATTGCCCGCATCCGCGGACTGTTGCTGACCGAGGAGAAAGTGGTGGCAGCTGTCCACTCCCTGGCCCGGGCCGCCAAAGACTCTGTACCGGGAACCATCGGCGCCGGCGTCTCCTTGCTGGATTCGCGCGGCACGCGTACCAGCAGCGGCTACACGGACAGCATTGTCCAGCAGGCCGACGCCGTGCAGTACGAGCTCGGGGAAGGTCCGTGCCTCACCGCCTGGGCAACGGAGCAGCCGGTGCTGGTCCGCGACGTCCACGGCGAGCACCGCTGGCCGGAATGGCGGCGGGCCGTCCAGCAACTGCCTGTCCGTTCGGTGGTGACCGCTCCCCTGATCGCCGGCAAGGAAGCCATCGGTTCGCTGAAGCTCTACTCCGCCGGCCCGCATACCTATGACGGCTCCAGCGGACGCCTCCTGGAGCTTTTCGCAGCACCGGCAGCCACCCTTATCGCGCACATCCAGGCCAGCGAAGCTCCGCAGAAGCTGACCGAGGGGCTGCGCCAGTCGCTCTACAGCCGGGACGTGGTTAACCGCGCCTGCGGAGTCCTGATGGAGCGGCAGGGCGTCCCCCACGAGGCGGCCCTGCGGCAGCTCATCAAGGAAGCCAGGGACCGCGGCGCCACCCTCCAGCAGGTGAGCGAGGCCGTCCTGTCCGGGCCGCCGGCGCCCAGGGCCTAG
- a CDS encoding LacI family DNA-binding transcriptional regulator: MNRKATALDVAKLAGVSRSAVSLVLNGRGDGNVALESQQRIREAAATLNYTPNKIALSLRNRQSRIIGIVSDQVVTSPFDGNIIAGADAVAREHGFVTVVMDTELDGSRDEGAVETLLDRQVDGLMYVTVGLRPLHVPANMERVPSILANCFDDRPEAGVGAVIPDEVRGGREAAEHVMSLGHRDIAFLAGDSLTPAAPRRIQGYRDAFLRAGLPVNEARVLQVGWDIDAGFHGAMKLLDGAEAGRRPTAILCANDRLAIGVVLACYRLGLSVPQDISVMGYDDEFRVAKSMVPALSTMALPLREMGAAAMTALLGDVTHHRTHVAEGSETDGAPGGSGTETMVPCRLVVRESTGPVPEGR; this comes from the coding sequence ATGAATCGCAAGGCCACCGCACTGGACGTCGCCAAGCTGGCCGGTGTTTCGCGCAGCGCCGTCTCACTGGTCCTCAACGGACGGGGCGACGGCAACGTGGCGCTGGAGAGCCAGCAGCGGATCCGTGAAGCTGCGGCCACCCTGAACTACACGCCCAACAAGATCGCGCTCAGCCTGCGGAACCGGCAGTCCCGGATCATCGGCATTGTCTCGGACCAGGTGGTCACCAGCCCGTTCGACGGCAACATCATCGCCGGAGCGGACGCCGTGGCCCGTGAACATGGCTTCGTCACCGTGGTGATGGACACCGAACTGGACGGGTCCCGGGACGAAGGGGCTGTGGAAACCCTGCTGGACCGGCAGGTGGACGGGCTGATGTACGTCACGGTGGGCCTGCGTCCCCTGCACGTGCCGGCGAACATGGAGCGGGTGCCGTCCATCCTGGCCAACTGTTTTGATGACCGGCCCGAAGCCGGCGTTGGGGCGGTGATCCCGGACGAGGTCCGGGGCGGGCGGGAGGCCGCCGAGCACGTCATGTCGCTGGGCCACCGGGACATCGCGTTCCTGGCCGGTGACTCGCTCACCCCCGCGGCGCCGCGCCGGATCCAGGGCTACAGGGACGCGTTCCTCCGGGCAGGGCTGCCAGTGAACGAAGCCAGGGTGCTGCAGGTGGGCTGGGACATCGACGCCGGTTTCCACGGTGCCATGAAGCTCCTGGACGGCGCCGAGGCTGGCCGCCGCCCCACCGCCATCCTGTGCGCGAACGACCGCCTGGCCATCGGCGTGGTGCTGGCCTGCTACCGGCTGGGCCTGAGCGTCCCACAGGACATCTCCGTCATGGGCTACGACGACGAATTCCGCGTGGCCAAATCCATGGTGCCCGCACTGAGCACCATGGCCCTGCCGCTGCGCGAGATGGGCGCCGCCGCCATGACCGCCCTGCTGGGCGATGTCACGCACCACCGGACGCATGTGGCAGAAGGCAGTGAGACAGACGGCGCGCCAGGCGGCAGCGGCACCGAAACGATGGTGCCCTGCCGCCTGGTGGTCCGCGAGTCCACCGGCCCGGTTCCCGAGGGACGCTAA
- a CDS encoding RNA polymerase sigma factor has product MTGTPLVRDQLDLVPDAILAGRAADGDTAAFEALARRYGPHMRACARRLTGQYADADDVVQEALVQAWKQLESLREPAAVKGWLLRLTGSRSIDYLRRRRNHTSLSALEEGGAGMEPAATGPSPESSAVAASGTEALKAALSRLPEEQRRCWVLKEFNGQSYEQIAQTLNISPASVRGRLARARITLVREMEGWR; this is encoded by the coding sequence GTGACAGGAACACCCTTGGTGCGGGACCAGTTGGACCTGGTCCCCGATGCCATCCTGGCCGGAAGGGCAGCCGACGGCGATACAGCGGCTTTCGAGGCCCTCGCCCGGCGGTACGGGCCGCACATGCGGGCATGCGCCCGCCGGCTGACCGGACAGTACGCCGATGCCGACGACGTGGTCCAGGAAGCCCTGGTCCAGGCCTGGAAGCAGCTTGAATCGCTGCGCGAACCCGCTGCAGTGAAGGGTTGGCTGCTCCGGCTGACGGGCAGCAGGAGCATCGACTACCTGCGCCGGCGCAGGAACCACACCAGCCTCTCGGCGCTGGAAGAGGGCGGAGCAGGAATGGAACCTGCAGCCACCGGGCCCAGCCCCGAGTCGTCCGCCGTGGCGGCGTCGGGTACCGAAGCCCTGAAGGCTGCCTTGTCCCGGCTGCCCGAGGAACAGCGCCGCTGCTGGGTACTTAAAGAGTTCAACGGACAAAGCTATGAGCAGATTGCGCAGACCCTGAACATCAGCCCAGCCAGTGTCCGGGGCCGCCTTGCCCGGGCCCGGATTACACTGGTCCGCGAAATGGAAGGATGGCGATGA
- a CDS encoding ArsR/SmtB family transcription factor has product MVVDQLRETEMDRLFQAFADSTRRDIVRRVTVGEFSVSGLAALYAMSFAAVQKHVAVLERASLVTKEKRGREQIVRGNHEGLQKARRLLDEYEHIWRQRAARMADILAEG; this is encoded by the coding sequence ATGGTTGTAGATCAGCTCCGCGAGACCGAAATGGACCGCCTCTTCCAGGCGTTCGCCGATTCCACCCGCCGCGACATCGTCCGCAGGGTGACCGTTGGCGAGTTCTCGGTTTCCGGCCTCGCAGCGCTCTACGCCATGAGCTTCGCCGCAGTCCAAAAGCATGTTGCGGTGTTGGAGCGTGCCTCCCTGGTGACCAAGGAGAAGCGCGGAAGGGAGCAGATTGTGCGGGGTAATCATGAAGGCCTGCAGAAAGCCCGCCGGCTGCTCGACGAATACGAACACATCTGGCGGCAACGCGCCGCCCGGATGGCCGACATTCTCGCTGAAGGTTAG